Proteins encoded together in one uncultured Desulfobacter sp. window:
- a CDS encoding aminotransferase class IV: MKTVYVDGKFVTWDKAVIPVDDLAVLRGYAVCDIVRTIGGHPYCIDAHIDRLLSSVTKIGLTPAWTKEEIKQIVFKVLERNADMDEANIRILVTGGSSPDFFSPADHPRLIVLATDIPALPDHWYTKGVKVITFFQQRVLPDAKATNYIPAVLALKEAKAQGAVEALYMTRDNMVLEGTTSNLFAMVDGTLVTPQKGVLGGITRKTVIELGKKLFPVSEHDLSLDTLLSASEVFITGTNKGIVPVIQVDDHVIGTGMPGTGTRALMSAMENQQGNAKNSPSVV; this comes from the coding sequence TTGAAAACAGTTTATGTAGATGGAAAATTTGTGACCTGGGACAAAGCGGTGATTCCTGTGGATGACCTGGCAGTGCTTCGGGGCTATGCAGTTTGCGACATTGTCAGAACAATCGGGGGGCACCCCTACTGTATAGATGCGCATATTGACCGACTTCTATCATCGGTAACAAAAATTGGTCTTACGCCTGCATGGACCAAAGAAGAGATTAAGCAAATTGTTTTTAAGGTACTTGAAAGAAACGCAGATATGGATGAGGCCAATATCCGCATCCTTGTGACGGGTGGTTCCAGCCCTGATTTTTTCAGCCCGGCGGATCATCCCAGACTGATTGTTTTGGCAACTGATATCCCAGCCCTGCCGGATCACTGGTATACAAAAGGCGTCAAAGTAATCACCTTTTTTCAACAGCGCGTGCTGCCCGATGCCAAAGCCACCAACTACATCCCTGCCGTTCTGGCCTTAAAAGAGGCAAAGGCCCAGGGTGCTGTAGAAGCGTTGTATATGACCCGGGACAATATGGTTCTTGAAGGTACCACCAGTAATCTGTTCGCCATGGTCGACGGCACCCTGGTCACCCCCCAGAAAGGAGTGCTCGGCGGCATTACCCGCAAAACCGTTATAGAACTTGGAAAAAAGCTGTTTCCGGTATCGGAACACGACCTTTCCCTGGACACGTTGCTGTCGGCATCTGAAGTGTTCATCACCGGAACCAACAAAGGTATCGTGCCTGTGATCCAAGTGGATGACCATGTCATCGGCACCGGCATGCCCGGCACCGGCACCAGAGCTTTAATGTCGGCAATGGAAAATCAGCAAGGTAACGCAAAAAATTCACCGTCTGTTGTTTAA
- a CDS encoding AF1514 family protein yields MVQILSDPGNTPHEIIEKTVDDPHLNFKQAKALAKEIAQQNDKNAMILSWKNGKTGEFYPTRECGTQKKPAWIYYAQVRGANLTININNGEYIFMILTLEDL; encoded by the coding sequence ATGGTACAAATTCTTTCAGATCCGGGCAATACACCTCATGAAATTATAGAAAAAACCGTCGATGATCCCCACCTTAATTTTAAACAAGCCAAAGCCTTGGCAAAAGAAATTGCACAACAAAACGACAAAAACGCCATGATTCTGTCCTGGAAAAATGGAAAAACAGGGGAATTTTACCCAACCCGTGAATGCGGTACACAAAAAAAACCTGCATGGATATATTATGCCCAGGTAAGGGGTGCCAATCTGACCATCAATATAAATAACGGTGAATACATTTTCATGATCCTGACCCTTGAGGATTTGTGA